The window GCCGCGAATTGTGGCAATAATCTGGGAACTGCTCTGCACCGTGTTGCCGTGTCATTGGCCGAAGAATCAAATCACATACGCTCCATGTACCCAAAGAGCCCGCCAATATTTACAGTTGTGTTTGCTGGTTACACGCGGCTCTTTGCAGATCCGTGGATAGCAGTAGTAACAGATCAGGAGTACGTTCCTGCCTGGGTAAATGAAGAGAAGCAGGCTGAAGTCCCAGCCCCGAAACCTTTTCGAATCTATTTTGCAGTCCCGTCAAAGGCACGCGTTTGTCTCAATGGGTATACATCAGCGCTTCCGCCAAAAACTACGGAGGATATAGAATCCCTGCTTTCGGTGCCAGGTGTTCAGGCTTATGATGTTGCCAACCTCGCCGTTTCGCGTATTCGAAGGGCAAGCTCGGCAACATCGGCAGTCGGCTCCCGTGTTAGTGCTATAGTTTTCCCTGCTCATGGGTGGGTCGATACAGGGTTGTGGGCTCAACCGCGAGAGCCCTTGGCGGCTGCTATGCCAAGAATGGTATATCCCGATGGGAGACAGTGGAGTCCAAGCGAAATGATTCTTGAGTTTGAAAGCTGTGGAATAAGCCGGTTCCAGAGGCATAGCTTGCTGTATCAAGCACTGCTGGATAGCCGGCTTTCGGTTCGATGGAAACGGCGGTTGAGGAGAACTAAGTCCGGTGATCTGGTTGCGCCGACTGTGTATCAACTGATAGGAATACTCCTGTACCCCAACGTATGGCAGGCGAAAGGGATGCCAAAGACACGAAAGCCAACAAGCGCTTCAACCGGAGCGCCACCAGCCGCGCCCGGTTAAGTGCAACGTTAAATGCGCGTAGAGATAATGAATATTTCAGCTTCAAATAGAACCGATCTGATAGCAGAGTTATCATCTGTTGATATTTCGGTGCCGTTACGCTCGTGCGGCCGAACAAAAGAACATTGTGAGCGCTGGTCTATTTGTCATTGGTTAACTGCTTTCAATGAATTGACTTTTCCAATCAAGCTTACTCATCGCGACAAGCCAGATTTCCATCTTGTAACGAATAACCTGGAAATAGGGATCGAGCACACTGAGGCCATACCTGAAGATTATGCACATGCCAGTGCAATTTCAGAAAAGACGGAAGATGAAACAGTTGTGGATATGTCTCTATTCAAATGGGGACAAAAACGAAGACCCCAGGAAATATATGAAATTGCGAAAAGTACGAAATTGACAGGACCAGGTTGGGAAGGTGACAGCCCAGAAATCCAGTGGGCGGTCGCAATGTCTGAGATAATTAAACATAAGACCAGTTTGCTCAGAAAGGATGATTTCGATAAATTCTCAAGAAATTATCTTCTAATCTATGATAACTTGCCTCTCCCATCATTAGATTATTCGAAGGGATTAGATTTTTTAAGAGAAGCGTTAGAACAATATTGGAATGAAATACTGATATTTAATATTACTTTCATACAAACTGATGCACTTTTGATGTTGGTTGAGAAAGAAGAGATCAGATCATTTCCAAGCAACAATATATGGTAAGCATTTAACCTGGCGCTGGTCGGGACGGCGAGGACCATGCCGCCCGACAGCTTTTCGTTATGCTTGAATACGGAATACGAAAAGGGAATATCGAGGTGGAAATGGCTTTGAAAAGAGCTTATGGACCAATCAATAGAAGCAAAATATGAAGTTCTCCCCTACCACATTAAGGATGACATGGTAGCTCAGAGATGTCCATCAGATGTGGCCCTAAAATTGATTGAGTTACATCGAAAATGCCATCTCCTATGGGGCAAGAATGAAGCGGATGATTGGGTCAATAGAGCATATAAACGGGCAAAAAACTCCAGTATCCCAAAAGAAATGTGCGAAAACATAAATGAATATTTGAGAGCTAGATGCTTCGGGGATCTGGAAGACAATTGGTATGGCTATTTGAATCATGAACAATATAAAAATGGGTACCTTTACGTTCTGTACCGACCCAATGAGAGGCATTTCAAGAAAGTCGGAATGATAGGGTTTCTGCGAAATGTGGAGGACAGATTAAGGGAAATTGAAAATAGATATGGATATTGGTTTGAGATACTTTATTACAGATATACCATCAATGTTAAGGACGCTGAATCCCTTGCACATGAAATGCTTCCTAAAAGGATAAGTCCCAAGCGAGAATTTTTCCATGTTTCTGATAAAAAGGCCGTGAGCATTGTGAATAGAGCAATAGATATCACGGAGAAAAGGACCGTCCACAAATTTGTGGGTTACCTCCGACGCTGAAGTAGTTTTCATATAACAACGGGTTTTGGGGTTAAGGCAAAAGCCGTCGAGCGTCGTGATGCGCGTTAGACCTTTCCTGCAAGCGTTGCTGCTTGGCGGCAATGGTTGGAAGCGGAGGTGAGAAATGTCTTGCTATGAAAAATGGTCGATAGCATTGACCGCAATGTATGACGTGCTGACTTTCTTTCTGCTTCTATTCATCGTATATGAGTCAATTGTAAAGCCGAAAGTCCCCAATGTCGCCTTCTTTATGCAGACCCTCCCGCGCGACACAAAAGAGTGGAGTCGGACAGTACAGCTCACTGACTTCATATTTGAGAATAGGGGAGTAGAACTGAAGAACGTGGTTATTACATCCAACCCAGACTACATCGGTTGGGATAATCTTGGGCCTTCTGCTGAAAAGGCGGGTCTAGTGGCAAAGAGAACTTCAGAATATTTCAAGAAGAGCTTTCCGTACTTGGGCACCAATGAGAAGATACAGTTCTTTTGGTGTGACATGGTTGCGAATAGAGATGTGCTCGCAAAGCCCTTTACGGTAATAGTTGAGTATGACAACCCTGTCCCGGTGTATAGGTATTTCAAAAGCAGGAGCAAGACTGAGTTCCCCTTTGACTTTAGCGCCTTTGATGGGGTTGCGTGGGGAGCAACGAGTAAATTCGACATACACAATGTTGCTACGGAATTGGCCCGAGTGCGAGAACAACTGGAAACCATGAAAGAGTCCTTGGTTAAGCCTCCCAAAGTATGACAGATCTGATGGAACCAAGCGATGTAGTGATTGGCATAACCTGTCGTTTCAGTTGATCCTGAAACAGCACGGGCCAACTGAACTCACCGTTAGCCTGGAGAGAATGAAAGCGATGCGTCGAAAACAAGAAGACGAGCGTATGAAATCATGAAGTACGATTACCAAGAACACGTTGTCGCCGTCCTGAAAGAGACCAAGGAGCAGTACGGCGTTGTTGGACCACTGGTAAACCTCCTCGTTTCCCGGGGGTGGAAGGCTGGTCAAATGATTTTCGGCAAGACGGAATGGCGGATTCCGAAGACCCCATCTGAGGCCACAAAACGGGAAAAAGGTCAGAGTTTCGCTGGCTTTCCTGTTGATGTAGCCGTCTTTGACGGGGAAACCCACCGTGGTGATCCAAACCATCTACTCTTCATCGTTGAATGCAAGCAACCGAATGAGAAGGCCGGAGTCAGTCAACTGGAGAGCTACTTCGTCGGCGAGCCGCATGCGAGCCTTGGCGTATGGGTCAACTCCCCGGAGCCCTCAGCAAAGGCAGCATTCCTGTACCGAAGTCCCGATGGCAGATTGCTGCTGAAACGACTTGAACTGGACAAGTTGCCCCGGCCCGGTGAGCCGATTGCGCCAGACGTCCAAACAACAACATACTCTGACTTGGTCGAACCGACCGAACAGATATTTCGAAAAGTCATTTCGGACCTGTTGGACAAGGTTGTGATCTTTGACACGGTGGTGACTCGCAGGGAAGAGCAACTTGACCAACTTTGCAATCTCTTGCTGATCAAACTAGAAAGCGACAAACAGGGCAAGTCTGATCCAGACAGTCCAGTCATCTTCCGGCGCATGGAATCAGCAAAGAAGACCGCTACCGCCGTACGCGACGCATTCGAGAACCTTGCCGACGTCTACCCAGAAACTTTCACGACAGAGAATGACAAGAGGTTGCGCTTGTCCGATGACACTATCACAGCATGTGTTGATGCCCTGTCAGGGCTTCGTCTGCTGGACATGGGCGTCTCCTCGGTCGCCGTGGCCTTTCAAGTGCTGCGAAGCGAGGCTCTAAAACAGGGAGAAGGCCAGTACTTCACTCCTCAAGCCGTGATCGAGGCGGGGGTTCGCCTCATGGGGCTTCAGCAATCAGACATCGTGATCGATCCGGCATGTGGGACTGGCGGCTTTCTCGTGCAGAGCATGATTGAAATGAAGCGGCGTTTTCCCAAAATGACGGATTCTGGCCTTTCTAAATGGGCTCAGACTCACATCTTCGGAATCGAGAAAGACGCCATCGGCCTGAAGCTCACGAAGGCGATAATGCAGATAGCCGGGGATGGCTCTGCTCACTGTGCCCGCGGAGACTCCGTGCGGACGCACAAGTGGAGTACTGACTTCTCTCATCTTTCGTCAGGCACGTTCAAGGATGGCCGATTTTCAGTCGTCTTGACCAATCCTCCGTTCGGCAAGAATCTCAAGGTTGCCGCAAAGGATAGTCGCCTGTCTGGCCTCACGATAGCCGCTCAGAATGACGGCGGCTACAGGGACTTGGAGATAGGTCTCTTGTTCCTGCAACGAGCCTACCAATTGCTAAAGAAGGGAGGACGGGTTGGAATTGTGTTGCCAGAGACATATTTCTTCTCCCCCAACTACCGTTTCGTGACGGAATGGATTAGACCCCGCCTCCGTCCTGTTGTTGTTGCAAATATCCCAATGGAGGCCTTTCAAGGTTTTTGCCGAGCAAAGACAAACTTTTACGTGTTTGAGAAAGTAGCTACGCGAGCATGAATACAAAACGTCACACAGTTGCATTCCTGAACCCCAAGACTTGCGGAATTTACAAGAGCGGCGGCGTAAGGTATAGGACCGACCCGGCGACCGGCAAGCGAACAGAGGAAGTAGACAATGAGTTGATTGCGGCGGTAGACGCCTATGTTGAGGGGGTACCTTCGGCTTGTCGCTTTGACGTCAACGAATCAGACGTGTTCACAACTGGCGTCATTGTGCCGACATACTACGATGATCGCTACAATCAACCGATGAGAGAGCTGCTCCGTGATCTTGGAACGGAGGGCATAACACTTGGAGCACTTCTTGATGCAAAGATTCTCACCGTGCGCGGCGGACATGGCAGTCCTGGAAACGACCAAAGAGCCGGAACCATTCCCTACATCAAGGTTTCTGACATCCGCGCAATGCGTATGAACATCAATCCTACGAACCTTGTCACCGCCAAGGTCGCCGAAAGGTTTTGGCGTGGCAAGAATAGTGGACTTCAACCATGGGACGTTCTGACGCCAAATCGGGCGAGTAGTAACATCGGCGAGTTCGCCATAGTTGTGCCGGGGGAAGAGCAGGTGGTTCTCACAAAAGAGATGTTCGTTTTCCGTGTCATCAACACCTCAGTGTGGGAGCCTTTCTATCTCTTTTGGGCCTTGTGCCTCAGTGCGGTGAGAAATCAGTGGCGTCGTATCGCGCTCATGCAAACAAACCGTGAGGACTGCGGTTCGCGCTTTCGCGAGATCATCATTCCATTGCCGAAATCGCAAGCATGGGCAAGGAGTCAGGCCGACGCATTTCGGAACTACTTTGAAACAATCGCCAAGGCTCGTGTGGAGTTCTCCGCGAAACTTTCGGCAACCGGTTTGAGCTTCATCGCCAGCGCCCCAGGAAACGATGAAACAGATGAAGAGGGCTAACAACAGCAGCCAGCGGACGGCGCTGCCCACCGCCGCTGATGCTGAGGGTTGGGCGACTTGAGGTAATAAATTGTAAATGGACCAAGCGACACCCGAGCAACTCCATCCACATAGAGTGTAATTCACTGCACTTGATCGAGTGACGTACAGCCAGGTCGCCTGCACCCCAGATGACGTAGATTAGATCAAGAATTCCCTCGCTCGAACCCTGAGGCTTCTTGCTCTTACCAAAGGCCATGTTGTCATCGCGGCTTCCCATCTGCTCGAAGCCGAACTCGCGAGGGGTTTCATTCTCCCATATCCCGAACTGATTTCGAGGCGGATTGTCATTCCAGCGCTACGTGGGGGAGAGAGGAACGTTGTCCCGATGTTGACTTGTTGGGCAACAAAGAAACAAAGTCCCCGTGCTCACTCAATGTGATCTTCGCCGCCGCATAAATCGAGAGGCGATCGCTCGACATTAAGGAGAACGTAAGGACATTACCTGCGAAGTCCTTTACGGGCCTCGGCGTGCCGACGCCGTACATGAAGAGAGCATCTCATCCGAACCGCCGAGGTAGGTGACCCGTATGCCTGTCGCAGATCCCGTCTTGGCGGGGGTGGTGTGGGAGAGGGGAATCGCGGAGGCCTCCTTCTGTCCCGATTCCCACGACGCTAAAATAGTTCTTGATTATAACCAAATAAGGTTATATTATAACCATAGGAAGTACGAGGTCAAAATCCAAAAGAAAGCCCTCCGTGGGCTTGAAAAGCTTCCCGGAAACGTGCGAAAGTTATTATTTTTATTGATTGAAGACCTTAAAGCAGATGGACCAATCCAAAAAGGTTGGCACAATTTTTCCCCCTTGGGAAACGAAACATATCACTGCCATTTGAATTACCGCTATGTGGCATGTTGGACACACAGACAAGGGGAAATCGTAATTGAGGTGTATTATGTTGGCTCTCGTGAAAAAGCCCCGTATTGAGATATCCCTTCAGGGTGAAAATGTTGACGAACTCATCGAATGGATCGGGAAAAAATTTGAGGTAAGCATTCTCACATCCGAAAATTCTGAGAGTGTGCCCATTGAAGAAACTGATTTTTGGAAAGAAATGCAGTCCAATAGAGTCGGTAACCTTCTTTCCGCTGCACGACTTAAAGCAACTCTTTCTCAAGCACAGCTTGCGGCAAAGCTGGGTGTGCGCCAAAATATGATCAGCGATTATGAACGAGGGAAACGCAGGCTCACTCCGGCAATGGCGAAACGGATAGCTGGAATACTTGACATCAAGGTTGAGAGAATTTCGTAGTGCGTGGAGATGATTGATTCGGAGAAGAAAGATGGTTAAGCCACGCTGCGAGTCTAATGATGTCTTGGAGCAACTTGTAGCAAAGGCAGTGGCTTACGGCGCCGACAGACTCGAGATCGAATACAAGGATGGACACGAAGAGGTCTGCGCCATGAAAGGTTCCCTTGGGGTAGGCATTGCCAGGTTCCCAGCGTTATCCGACGAGGCCCGGTGCCTACGCGAGCATTTGCATGCCATCCGGAGGAAGGGCAGGAGGATCACCACGGATGCCGGCGACTTCATCCTGAGGGCATCTACCTACGATAGTTTCGGCGAGACAGCCTACCGCGTGCGAATCCGAACATTGACCGAATAAGTTGGTGGCGCCGACCACCAGGGGAGATGTTCAAATACGCTGGGCAATGGGCTGCCTTTTCGATTGAAGATCTCAAATTGATGGAGGGCCAGCTTCCACGGCGGGCAATCTCAATGGTTTTGGAGTGGGCATTTCAGCATAGAGATGAACTCATGGTGAACTGGGAAAAAGCCCAGAGGAGTGAAGCTTTGGAGAAAATCAAACCCCTTGATTAGGAGAACGATCATGCGATGGGTCACTGAAGCAACCTATCTTGGTGGATACAAGCTTAAAATCCGATTTGACAACGGAGAAGTCAAAGCTGTTGATTTGGAGCCCCATCTTGACGGCCCTATTTTTGAGCCATTGAAGGATCAGGGGTTTTTCAAATCCTTTTATGTGAACCGCGATATAGACACAGTCGTCTGGCCGAACAACGCTGACTTCTCACCAGATTTTCTCTACGACATCGGTGAGAACGCCAGCGAACAAGACGCCTCAGCCGACGCTCGTATCTCGCGCGGCTGAGTTTTTCGTAAGGGAAAGAAGGGGATGTTGTTGCGATGTTGACTTGTTAGACAGCATTGAAACAACGTACCCCTCAATACCCCCC is drawn from Deltaproteobacteria bacterium and contains these coding sequences:
- a CDS encoding DUF4160 domain-containing protein yields the protein MFKYAGQWAAFSIEDLKLMEGQLPRRAISMVLEWAFQHRDELMVNWEKAQRSEALEKIKPLD
- a CDS encoding N-6 DNA methylase produces the protein MKYDYQEHVVAVLKETKEQYGVVGPLVNLLVSRGWKAGQMIFGKTEWRIPKTPSEATKREKGQSFAGFPVDVAVFDGETHRGDPNHLLFIVECKQPNEKAGVSQLESYFVGEPHASLGVWVNSPEPSAKAAFLYRSPDGRLLLKRLELDKLPRPGEPIAPDVQTTTYSDLVEPTEQIFRKVISDLLDKVVIFDTVVTRREEQLDQLCNLLLIKLESDKQGKSDPDSPVIFRRMESAKKTATAVRDAFENLADVYPETFTTENDKRLRLSDDTITACVDALSGLRLLDMGVSSVAVAFQVLRSEALKQGEGQYFTPQAVIEAGVRLMGLQQSDIVIDPACGTGGFLVQSMIEMKRRFPKMTDSGLSKWAQTHIFGIEKDAIGLKLTKAIMQIAGDGSAHCARGDSVRTHKWSTDFSHLSSGTFKDGRFSVVLTNPPFGKNLKVAAKDSRLSGLTIAAQNDGGYRDLEIGLLFLQRAYQLLKKGGRVGIVLPETYFFSPNYRFVTEWIRPRLRPVVVANIPMEAFQGFCRAKTNFYVFEKVATRA
- a CDS encoding GIY-YIG nuclease family protein, which codes for MDQSIEAKYEVLPYHIKDDMVAQRCPSDVALKLIELHRKCHLLWGKNEADDWVNRAYKRAKNSSIPKEMCENINEYLRARCFGDLEDNWYGYLNHEQYKNGYLYVLYRPNERHFKKVGMIGFLRNVEDRLREIENRYGYWFEILYYRYTINVKDAESLAHEMLPKRISPKREFFHVSDKKAVSIVNRAIDITEKRTVHKFVGYLRR
- a CDS encoding DUF2442 domain-containing protein; the encoded protein is MRWVTEATYLGGYKLKIRFDNGEVKAVDLEPHLDGPIFEPLKDQGFFKSFYVNRDIDTVVWPNNADFSPDFLYDIGENASEQDASADARISRG
- a CDS encoding helix-turn-helix domain-containing protein produces the protein MQSNRVGNLLSAARLKATLSQAQLAAKLGVRQNMISDYERGKRRLTPAMAKRIAGILDIKVERIS